From a single Bacteroidota bacterium genomic region:
- a CDS encoding S9 family peptidase translates to MSKKSIAGLLLLCLISFHSLMAQPLKYPLTQKGTDQDNYHGTTVKDPFRWLEVDTAENVKQWVESQNKVTFDYLSKIPYRENFKNRLSEIMNYERYSAPSRAGEFYFFSKNDGLQNQSVIYYQKGLNGTPMVFLDPNTLTKDGTAAVSMLGFSKDKKYVAYAINQSGSDWQTIKVKQVDGAKDMSDELNWVKFSGAAWYKDGFYYSRYPNPEKGTELSGKNEYHQVWYHKLGTSQDTDKLIYEDKSNALRYYGAQVSEDEKYLFVYVSMGTYGTEIMYKDLSKPDSKLATLFKGFNYEYGVIDNVGSKIFVSTNHGAANNHVVALDLNTFDPAGDYTKSWKVLVPETKSLLDNVSSAGGKLFLNYLQDVSSHVYVYSYEGVRENEIQLPSIGTAGGFGGNLDDKEVFFTFTSFTYPPTIYRYVIAERKVSEFRASSVKYNPADYTTEQVFYSSKDGTKVPMFIVHKKGLKKDGKNPTLLYGYGGFNVNLTPGFSAARLAMLEQGAIFVMANIRGGGEYGDAWHKAGMLLKKQSVFDDFIAAAEYLIKENYTSPAYLAVQGGSNGGLLVGAVVNQRPELFKVAFPAVGVMDMLRFHKFTVGWGWVVEYGSSDSIQDFRNLLNYSPLHNIRPANYPAVMVTTADHDDRVVPAHSFKYIAALQENQKGSNPVLIRIDVKAGHGAGKPLSKTIEEIADTYSFMFYNMGVTPKW, encoded by the coding sequence ATGTCAAAAAAATCCATTGCAGGACTTCTGCTACTATGTTTAATCTCATTTCATTCATTGATGGCGCAACCCCTTAAGTATCCTCTTACACAAAAAGGAACCGATCAGGATAATTACCACGGTACAACCGTAAAGGATCCGTTCCGCTGGCTGGAAGTGGATACAGCTGAAAATGTAAAGCAATGGGTCGAAAGTCAGAATAAGGTGACTTTTGATTATCTCTCTAAAATACCTTACCGGGAGAATTTTAAAAATCGTCTCTCTGAAATCATGAACTATGAACGGTATTCAGCTCCCAGTCGCGCCGGAGAGTTTTATTTTTTTAGTAAAAATGATGGTTTGCAAAATCAATCCGTTATCTACTATCAAAAAGGTCTTAATGGAACTCCAATGGTTTTCCTGGATCCGAATACATTGACAAAAGATGGCACCGCAGCAGTAAGTATGCTGGGTTTTTCGAAGGATAAAAAGTATGTCGCTTATGCCATTAATCAAAGCGGCTCTGATTGGCAAACCATTAAGGTTAAACAGGTAGATGGCGCGAAGGATATGTCGGATGAATTGAATTGGGTGAAATTCAGTGGAGCTGCCTGGTATAAGGATGGATTTTATTATTCACGCTATCCCAACCCTGAAAAAGGTACTGAGCTGAGCGGGAAGAATGAATATCATCAGGTATGGTATCATAAACTGGGCACTTCTCAGGACACGGATAAATTGATTTATGAAGATAAGTCAAATGCACTTCGGTATTATGGTGCTCAGGTGTCGGAAGATGAGAAGTATCTTTTTGTCTATGTGTCTATGGGTACCTATGGAACTGAAATCATGTATAAAGATTTATCTAAGCCCGATAGTAAGCTGGCAACATTGTTTAAAGGCTTCAACTATGAATACGGTGTCATAGATAATGTCGGCAGCAAGATTTTTGTAAGTACGAACCACGGTGCTGCGAATAATCATGTGGTCGCTTTGGACTTGAACACATTTGATCCCGCCGGTGATTATACAAAGTCATGGAAGGTGCTTGTCCCTGAGACAAAATCATTGCTCGATAATGTTTCCTCTGCAGGTGGAAAACTGTTTCTGAATTACCTGCAGGATGTTTCTTCGCATGTGTATGTGTATTCTTACGAGGGTGTGAGAGAGAATGAAATTCAGTTGCCCTCCATCGGAACGGCAGGTGGTTTTGGCGGAAACCTTGATGATAAGGAAGTGTTTTTTACATTTACTTCTTTTACCTATCCTCCTACGATTTATCGTTATGTGATCGCCGAGAGAAAAGTATCGGAGTTCAGGGCTTCATCAGTAAAGTATAACCCTGCCGACTATACAACAGAACAGGTTTTTTATTCAAGTAAGGATGGTACGAAAGTGCCGATGTTTATTGTGCATAAGAAAGGACTTAAGAAAGATGGAAAGAATCCAACATTGCTTTATGGCTACGGTGGTTTTAATGTCAATCTGACTCCCGGTTTTAGCGCCGCGCGTCTGGCGATGCTGGAGCAAGGGGCCATTTTTGTGATGGCGAATATTCGTGGAGGTGGTGAATATGGGGATGCATGGCATAAAGCAGGTATGTTGTTGAAGAAACAATCGGTGTTTGATGATTTCATTGCTGCTGCTGAGTATCTCATTAAGGAAAATTATACATCTCCCGCATACCTTGCTGTCCAAGGTGGATCCAATGGCGGATTATTGGTAGGAGCTGTAGTGAATCAGCGTCCGGAATTATTTAAGGTGGCTTTCCCTGCAGTAGGTGTGATGGATATGCTGCGTTTCCATAAGTTTACTGTTGGCTGGGGATGGGTGGTGGAGTATGGATCCAGTGATAGCATTCAGGATTTTAGAAATCTCCTGAACTATTCTCCTTTGCATAATATCCGACCTGCTAATTATCCAGCAGTGATGGTCACAACTGCTGATCATGATGATCGAGTAGTTCCTGCTCATTCGTTTAAATATATCGCCGCCTTGCAGGAAAATCAGAAAGGTTCAAATCCTGTCCTCATTCGCATCGATGTAAAGGCCGGACATGGCGCCGGTAAACCGCTCAGCAAGACCATCGAAGAAATTGCGGATACATATTCGTTTATGTTCTATAATATGGGCGTCACACCCAAGTGGTAA
- a CDS encoding alkaline phosphatase family protein — MKTIASLLFFLFFSLKLTAQQEPLLISGPMLGFSEHRSVLVWFEVGQNVKTAVLRYWEKNDVDFFYEMDYKGNLGNPYNPIHFELVKLKLNTTYLYELVLNGKVMPTVKQHSFTTKPHQANPEAEPLNFSFLAGSCTYLNDPVLDVAGTPYGQDPYIFRTMASMQTDFMLWLGDNLYLRPSDYGSSAGIQYRYSLQRKAPELSELFASRPNYAIWDDHDFGPDNSDRSFELKKSSQDIFRAYWGNKTYGSEYDHGIYSSFSWSDCDFFLMDDRSNRAPNAMIDSVAGKPNCEKSFFGEIQLSWLKDKLLNSSATFKFVAVGNQVLNPVAEKEHLRDYPCEFYDLMAFILSYKINGVVFLSGDRHFSEVIAWQPKGGYKMYDFTCSPLTSRSHPVGTKELKNPYRVPETLVSTNNFCRFDVTGPRNDRSLKMVSIDKSGVVVSSFMLSAKDLQMPK; from the coding sequence ATGAAAACAATCGCATCTCTTCTATTCTTTTTGTTTTTTTCATTGAAACTCACCGCGCAGCAGGAGCCCTTGCTGATTTCAGGTCCGATGCTTGGTTTCAGTGAACACAGGTCGGTGTTGGTTTGGTTCGAAGTAGGTCAAAACGTAAAGACCGCGGTATTGCGTTATTGGGAGAAGAACGATGTTGACTTTTTTTATGAGATGGACTATAAAGGAAATCTTGGTAATCCGTACAACCCGATTCACTTCGAATTGGTAAAACTGAAACTAAACACGACCTATTTGTACGAGTTGGTGTTGAATGGGAAAGTAATGCCAACAGTAAAGCAGCATAGTTTTACAACGAAGCCGCACCAGGCGAATCCGGAAGCCGAACCTCTGAATTTTTCCTTTTTGGCAGGCTCTTGTACCTATTTAAACGATCCGGTGCTGGACGTAGCCGGTACCCCTTATGGTCAGGATCCCTATATTTTCCGAACTATGGCCAGCATGCAAACCGATTTTATGCTTTGGCTGGGAGATAATTTATATTTACGGCCCTCGGATTATGGCTCTTCTGCGGGTATCCAGTACCGTTATTCTCTCCAGCGAAAAGCCCCCGAACTTTCAGAACTTTTCGCCTCTCGACCTAATTATGCAATCTGGGATGATCATGATTTTGGTCCCGACAACTCGGACCGCTCTTTTGAACTGAAAAAATCTTCGCAGGATATCTTTCGTGCTTATTGGGGAAATAAAACCTATGGATCAGAATATGATCATGGTATTTATAGCTCTTTTTCATGGAGTGACTGCGACTTTTTCCTGATGGATGATCGCTCTAACCGTGCACCTAATGCCATGATTGACTCAGTAGCAGGGAAACCGAATTGTGAGAAGTCTTTTTTTGGCGAAATTCAATTGTCATGGCTAAAGGATAAATTGCTGAATTCATCCGCTACTTTTAAGTTTGTTGCCGTGGGGAATCAGGTGTTGAATCCTGTTGCCGAAAAGGAACATTTAAGAGATTACCCCTGCGAGTTTTATGACCTGATGGCATTTATCTTATCTTATAAAATTAATGGTGTCGTCTTCCTGAGCGGCGACCGTCATTTCTCCGAAGTAATTGCCTGGCAACCGAAAGGAGGGTATAAAATGTATGATTTTACCTGCTCCCCACTCACCTCCAGGTCGCATCCCGTTGGTACAAAGGAATTGAAGAATCCCTATAGAGTTCCCGAAACACTGGTCTCTACGAATAATTTCTGTCGTTTTGATGTTACAGGGCCAAGGAATGATCGTTCCCTGAAAATGGTTTCGATAGATAAAAGTGGAGTCGTGGTCTCAAGTTTTATGTTGTCCGCCAAAGATTTGCAAATGCCGAAGTGA
- a CDS encoding CotH kinase family protein: MKKTIFTIFILFLFTRTNGQSFSGAGGNIPDDGNSIRFPVSVNVLPTSIDSTFGVISVCLNIVHPYVSDLSIWLVAPDSTYIELTSGNGGNGDNYWNTCFIDTVPVIITSGAAPYSGEYRPESPIYNVNNGQNPNAVWQLLIEDTYPFADAGILLNWTITFGNNPPKGLVLQSSNLPIVKINTLGQVIPDDPKVTVQMQIIDNGMGIRNYVSDTPNVYNGHIGIEIRGSSSQMFPKKSFGFETLDSAGNEIDTSFFGMPSESDWILGANYTDKTFMRNVMTYDLSRRMGHYATRTQYCELILNGQYQGIYVFTEKIKRDPGRVDIAKMTPADTSGDDLTGGYLLKVDKTTGGAGGGWNSNFPPVSGGPIPLIQFEYPDVNEILPVQSQYIEQYCDSFEFALQGLNFTHPLTGYRRYTDLQSWIDFFILTELSKNVDGYRISTFFHKAKDSDGGLLRMGPVWDYDIAWGNADYYGGDVPSGYVYQINDPGAGEQKPFWYNRMMQDPFFVNALRCRWENLRDSLLSTPVLHAWIDSVGQVLDESQIRNFTMWPILGVYVWPNPSPVPPDYTGVKQELKDWITGRSNWLDINLPGNCSLSGLDQTISITNVKAYPNPAIDETWILLPYSYSGKAIIRIQNTLGQLIEAREAGIEDGKLPVNLGVYSSGVIIIELEIAEKKFRTLVVKK; encoded by the coding sequence ATGAAAAAAACAATATTTACTATTTTCATTCTCTTTCTTTTCACAAGAACCAACGGGCAATCCTTTAGTGGTGCAGGAGGAAACATTCCGGATGACGGGAACAGTATACGATTTCCTGTTTCAGTAAACGTATTACCTACCTCCATTGATTCTACCTTCGGCGTGATAAGTGTCTGTTTAAACATTGTACATCCCTATGTTTCAGACCTTTCTATATGGCTGGTTGCACCCGACAGCACGTATATTGAGCTAACCAGCGGAAACGGAGGCAATGGAGACAATTATTGGAACACCTGTTTCATTGATACCGTGCCTGTTATTATTACCAGCGGAGCTGCCCCATATAGCGGAGAATACAGACCGGAAAGTCCAATTTACAATGTGAATAACGGACAAAATCCGAATGCCGTATGGCAATTACTAATTGAAGATACTTATCCCTTTGCAGATGCCGGAATACTGCTCAACTGGACAATCACCTTTGGAAACAATCCGCCAAAGGGTCTTGTATTACAATCCTCGAATCTTCCCATTGTTAAAATCAATACGCTAGGCCAAGTGATTCCGGATGATCCGAAGGTAACAGTCCAAATGCAAATTATCGATAACGGTATGGGTATACGCAATTATGTGTCCGATACGCCGAATGTTTATAATGGCCATATTGGCATAGAAATCAGGGGATCGAGTTCACAAATGTTTCCCAAAAAATCTTTTGGTTTCGAGACGCTTGACAGTGCCGGAAACGAAATTGACACTTCCTTTTTTGGAATGCCATCAGAGAGTGATTGGATACTCGGTGCTAACTATACCGACAAGACATTTATGCGCAATGTGATGACCTATGATTTATCACGGAGGATGGGACATTATGCTACAAGAACCCAATATTGCGAGTTAATTTTAAACGGGCAATATCAGGGCATTTATGTTTTCACAGAAAAAATTAAACGTGATCCGGGTCGTGTTGATATTGCTAAGATGACGCCTGCTGATACGAGTGGAGATGATCTGACCGGAGGATATTTACTAAAAGTAGATAAGACGACGGGAGGGGCCGGCGGGGGCTGGAATTCCAATTTTCCGCCGGTGAGTGGCGGGCCCATTCCACTTATTCAATTTGAATATCCTGATGTTAACGAAATACTACCTGTCCAGAGTCAATATATCGAACAGTACTGCGACAGTTTCGAGTTCGCATTACAAGGGCTTAACTTTACTCATCCACTAACAGGATACCGGCGCTACACGGATCTTCAATCCTGGATAGATTTCTTTATTCTAACAGAGCTCTCGAAAAATGTAGACGGCTACCGGATCAGCACATTTTTTCATAAAGCAAAAGACAGTGACGGAGGATTATTAAGGATGGGTCCGGTTTGGGATTATGATATTGCATGGGGGAATGCCGACTACTATGGAGGTGATGTACCTTCCGGTTATGTTTATCAAATCAACGATCCCGGTGCAGGGGAACAGAAACCCTTTTGGTATAACCGCATGATGCAGGACCCGTTTTTTGTGAATGCGCTTCGATGCAGGTGGGAAAATTTAAGAGACAGTTTACTTTCTACTCCGGTGCTTCATGCATGGATTGATAGTGTTGGACAAGTCCTGGACGAAAGTCAAATCAGGAATTTCACGATGTGGCCCATATTGGGTGTATATGTCTGGCCCAACCCCAGTCCTGTTCCACCTGACTATACCGGTGTCAAGCAAGAACTCAAAGACTGGATCACGGGAAGATCCAATTGGTTGGACATAAACTTACCCGGCAACTGCTCTCTCAGTGGTTTAGATCAGACGATTTCTATCACTAACGTTAAAGCCTATCCGAATCCTGCAATTGATGAGACCTGGATTTTACTTCCTTATTCTTATTCAGGAAAAGCCATCATCAGAATTCAAAACACCCTGGGACAACTAATAGAGGCGAGAGAAGCAGGTATTGAAGATGGAAAACTTCCGGTAAATCTTGGCGTTTATTCATCCGGAGTAATAATTATTGAATTAGAAATAGCCGAAAAAAAGTTCAGGACCCTTGTCGTAAAAAAATGA
- the lepA gene encoding elongation factor 4 — MEHLRNFCIIAHIDHGKSTLADRLLEYTNTVSKRDLQAQVLDNMDLERERGITIKSHAIQMDYTLDGKQYSLNLIDTPGHVDFSYEVSRSIAACEGALLIVDAAQGIQAQTISNLYLALGNNLTIIPILNKIDLPSAEPELVKDQIVDLLRCDRDEILSASGKTGLGVLEILEAIVKRIPPPSGDPTAPLKALIFDSVFNSFRGIIAYYKVMDGEIRTGDHVKFVSTDSAYHADEIGILRLEKSPRDVVKTGDVGYIISGIKNAKEVKVGDTITHIARPTITAVEGFEDVKPMVFAGIYPVDTDEYEELRASLEKLQLNDASLTFEPESSAALGFGFRCGFLGMLHMEIIQERLEREFDMTVITTVPNVSYFAYLLNGTQFIVNNPSDFPDPSRLDRIEEPYIKATIITKSDFVGPVMGLCIGKRGEIVNQSYLTTDRVELIFNMPLAEIVFDFYDKLKSISKGYASFDYHQIGYRTSDLVRLDIRLNGEPVDALSALIHRDHAFTFGKKICEKLKELITRQQFEIVIQAAIGAKIIARETVKALRKDVTAKCYGGDISRKRKLLEKQKEGKKRMRQVGSVEIPQQAFLAVLKLD, encoded by the coding sequence ATGGAGCACCTTCGGAATTTCTGCATCATTGCGCATATTGATCATGGAAAGTCTACCTTGGCCGACCGGCTTTTGGAGTATACTAATACCGTGTCTAAGAGAGACTTACAAGCTCAGGTGTTGGACAATATGGATCTGGAGCGCGAGCGCGGCATTACGATAAAGAGCCACGCCATTCAAATGGATTATACGTTGGATGGGAAGCAATATTCACTGAATTTGATTGATACTCCCGGACACGTGGATTTTAGCTACGAAGTATCTCGCTCGATCGCGGCCTGTGAAGGCGCTCTTTTAATTGTGGATGCTGCTCAGGGCATTCAGGCACAGACCATCTCTAATTTGTATTTGGCCTTAGGCAATAATTTAACCATTATCCCGATTTTGAATAAAATTGATCTGCCTAGTGCGGAACCTGAATTGGTGAAGGATCAAATTGTTGATCTGCTAAGATGTGATCGGGATGAGATTTTATCGGCTTCCGGGAAAACAGGCTTGGGTGTGTTGGAAATCCTGGAAGCAATTGTGAAGCGTATTCCTCCGCCATCGGGCGATCCAACGGCACCATTGAAAGCACTTATTTTTGATTCTGTTTTTAATTCATTCCGGGGAATCATTGCTTATTATAAAGTAATGGACGGAGAAATCAGAACCGGAGATCACGTGAAATTCGTTTCAACAGATTCTGCATATCATGCGGATGAAATCGGAATTCTTAGATTAGAAAAATCTCCACGGGACGTGGTGAAAACCGGCGATGTGGGTTATATCATTTCCGGAATTAAGAACGCGAAGGAAGTGAAGGTAGGAGATACGATTACGCATATTGCCCGACCCACAATCACCGCTGTTGAGGGATTTGAAGATGTGAAGCCGATGGTATTCGCTGGAATATATCCGGTAGATACAGATGAATACGAAGAGCTCCGTGCATCTTTGGAAAAGTTACAGCTTAACGATGCATCTCTCACCTTCGAGCCGGAATCTTCAGCAGCACTAGGCTTCGGTTTCCGTTGCGGATTCCTGGGAATGTTACACATGGAAATCATTCAGGAACGCCTGGAAAGAGAATTTGATATGACGGTAATCACTACCGTTCCCAACGTATCTTATTTTGCCTATCTGTTAAACGGCACACAGTTCATTGTAAATAATCCAAGTGATTTTCCTGACCCGAGTAGGCTCGATAGAATCGAAGAACCCTATATAAAAGCCACTATTATAACTAAGTCGGATTTTGTAGGTCCGGTGATGGGCTTGTGTATAGGAAAAAGAGGAGAAATTGTAAATCAAAGTTACCTGACCACCGATCGAGTAGAATTGATTTTTAATATGCCATTAGCAGAAATAGTATTTGACTTTTATGATAAGCTGAAATCGATTTCTAAAGGGTATGCTTCTTTCGACTATCATCAAATCGGATACAGAACAAGTGATCTTGTTCGACTGGATATTCGATTAAATGGCGAGCCGGTAGATGCCTTGTCTGCATTGATTCATAGAGATCATGCTTTTACATTTGGAAAGAAAATTTGTGAAAAGCTGAAGGAGTTAATTACACGCCAGCAATTCGAGATTGTTATTCAGGCAGCGATCGGAGCAAAAATTATTGCCCGCGAAACCGTGAAAGCTTTGCGGAAAGATGTGACGGCAAAATGCTACGGAGGAGATATTTCCCGGAAGCGTAAATTGTTGGAAAAACAGAAAGAAGGTAAAAAGCGGATGCGGCAGGTAGGCTCTGTTGAAATTCCTCAGCAGGCATTTTTAGCTGTTTTGAAACTCGATTAA
- a CDS encoding RNA polymerase sigma factor, with product MTDEQILEALLREDASAQRLLYDKFARKMFGVCLRYTKQREEAEDLLQEGFIKVFQKISSYKAEGSLEGWIRRVMVNTALDYLRQQKMHWTDLEDVVEAGSEPVIGHEIGAGELMAELQKLPVGYKTVFNLHAIEGYSHKEIGVLLGISEGTSKSQYSRARNQLMMLVQELNKENSYTTK from the coding sequence ATGACCGATGAGCAAATACTTGAAGCCTTACTTCGCGAAGATGCTTCCGCTCAGCGGTTGCTCTACGATAAGTTTGCGAGGAAAATGTTTGGTGTTTGTTTACGCTACACCAAGCAAAGGGAAGAAGCGGAGGATCTGTTACAAGAGGGATTTATAAAGGTCTTTCAAAAAATTAGTTCTTACAAAGCGGAAGGTTCACTGGAGGGATGGATAAGAAGAGTGATGGTGAATACGGCATTAGATTATCTGCGCCAACAAAAAATGCATTGGACTGATTTAGAAGATGTTGTTGAAGCAGGAAGTGAGCCGGTAATAGGTCATGAGATAGGAGCCGGTGAATTGATGGCGGAATTACAAAAATTGCCTGTTGGCTACAAAACCGTCTTCAACCTCCACGCCATAGAGGGATATTCGCATAAAGAAATTGGAGTGTTGTTGGGAATCAGTGAAGGAACCAGTAAATCCCAATATTCAAGAGCCCGAAATCAGCTGATGATGTTAGTACAAGAGTTAAACAAAGAAAACAGTTATACTACCAAATAA
- a CDS encoding gliding motility-associated C-terminal domain-containing protein codes for MSRFEEQFKNTFEHFEPEVDPKLWQNISQQLPSTPQVHPGASSAGKSIIAKLGIKGIAAILAASAITVLSIIYLTDKNDGAHLPIVENANETESSTINIPSNDEGEALESTIPVTGQKSEADKEAEEPMIGPNPTQESNKNKSENLPETASTGDLIEDKGEPTPVIGSPSSQKEVVQSGNSTKTSIPTNSTAVTPSGDNEAGLVTKPVLLVSSKGGFAPLKVTALTNQDGITATYDFGDGSTPLKTSSANHIYTEPGTYIINCLINGVILEQKIHVIGQIPSAFSPNEDGINDEFKINDIEDISIEIRIFNRTGKLMFSGKGRSIAWDGKTPEGQNAEAGTYLYDIFATPDGGGSYKQKGTIHLFR; via the coding sequence ATGAGTCGCTTCGAAGAGCAGTTTAAAAATACCTTCGAACACTTCGAACCTGAAGTGGATCCGAAGCTCTGGCAAAATATCAGCCAGCAGCTTCCCTCTACCCCACAGGTTCATCCCGGTGCTTCTTCTGCCGGTAAAAGTATTATCGCTAAGTTGGGTATCAAAGGCATAGCTGCAATTTTAGCAGCTTCAGCCATTACGGTTTTAAGCATAATTTATCTGACAGATAAAAATGACGGGGCTCATTTACCTATAGTTGAAAATGCAAATGAAACAGAGTCATCTACTATTAATATTCCTTCGAATGACGAAGGGGAGGCTTTAGAAAGTACCATTCCGGTTACCGGTCAGAAATCAGAAGCTGATAAAGAAGCGGAAGAGCCCATGATCGGACCAAATCCAACTCAAGAATCGAATAAAAATAAATCTGAAAATCTCCCTGAAACCGCGTCGACCGGAGATTTAATTGAGGATAAAGGGGAACCAACACCTGTTATTGGTTCCCCCTCTTCCCAAAAGGAGGTTGTTCAGTCCGGAAACTCAACAAAAACGTCGATTCCTACAAATAGTACTGCTGTTACTCCTTCAGGGGATAATGAGGCAGGACTTGTGACTAAACCGGTACTCTTAGTGTCAAGTAAGGGTGGTTTTGCCCCCTTAAAAGTTACGGCGTTAACCAACCAGGACGGAATTACTGCTACCTATGACTTCGGGGATGGAAGTACCCCTCTTAAAACATCCAGTGCTAATCATATTTATACCGAGCCCGGGACATATATCATCAATTGTTTGATTAATGGGGTGATCCTTGAACAAAAAATTCATGTGATTGGTCAGATTCCTTCCGCTTTTAGTCCGAATGAAGATGGTATTAATGATGAGTTCAAAATCAATGACATAGAAGACATTTCTATTGAAATCAGAATATTTAATCGTACCGGTAAATTGATGTTCAGCGGTAAAGGTCGTTCGATAGCTTGGGACGGCAAGACTCCTGAAGGACAAAATGCAGAGGCAGGTACATATTTATATGATATATTTGCTACCCCGGACGGAGGTGGCTCGTACAAACAAAAAGGAACTATACACCTATTCCGATGA